One genomic segment of Fusobacterium mortiferum ATCC 9817 includes these proteins:
- a CDS encoding site-specific integrase: MPAFKDGKTWRAVFYYRDYTGTNIQTTKRGFATKREALDYEREFIMKATFNNRMTFQSLYELYMEDMTHRLRKHTMMTKKKIIEDKILPFFSKLKLDSITPVKVRQWQNTLISGVSIKNTPYSPTYLKTINNQLTAIFNYAVKYHNMKENPCHKAGSMGKKKAEEMIIWTPEEFEKFSQFIKNKMPNYVGFNILFWTGIRIGELLALTLKDIDLRNKTISISKSYQRLEGEDVITAPKTTKSKRVVTIPDSVVELLERYLKMLYKPSKTMRLFPYTKHLFENDLRIYSEKAGLKKIRIHDLRHSHASYLFNNGVDILTIAKRLGHENIETTLGIYAHTYTSADEKLLKILNKK, from the coding sequence ATGCCAGCATTTAAAGATGGTAAAACTTGGAGAGCTGTATTTTATTATAGAGATTATACTGGAACTAATATTCAAACTACCAAAAGAGGATTTGCAACTAAAAGAGAAGCTTTAGATTATGAGAGAGAATTTATAATGAAAGCTACTTTCAATAATAGAATGACTTTCCAGAGCTTGTATGAATTATATATGGAAGATATGACACATAGATTAAGAAAACATACTATGATGACTAAGAAAAAAATTATTGAAGATAAAATTTTACCATTCTTTTCTAAACTAAAGCTAGATAGCATTACACCAGTAAAAGTAAGGCAATGGCAAAATACTTTAATAAGTGGGGTATCTATTAAAAATACCCCATACTCTCCTACATATTTAAAAACAATAAATAACCAACTAACAGCTATATTTAATTATGCTGTAAAATATCACAATATGAAAGAAAATCCATGTCATAAAGCAGGGAGCATGGGAAAGAAAAAAGCCGAAGAAATGATAATATGGACACCTGAAGAGTTTGAAAAATTTAGTCAATTTATAAAAAATAAGATGCCTAACTATGTTGGTTTTAATATTTTATTCTGGACTGGTATTAGAATAGGAGAACTACTAGCTTTAACTCTTAAAGATATAGATTTAAGAAATAAAACTATCTCTATATCTAAAAGTTATCAAAGATTAGAGGGAGAAGATGTAATAACAGCTCCTAAAACTACAAAATCAAAAAGAGTAGTAACTATTCCAGATAGTGTAGTAGAACTATTAGAAAGATATTTGAAAATGTTATATAAACCAAGCAAAACTATGAGATTATTCCCATATACTAAGCATCTATTTGAAAATGATTTAAGAATATATAGTGAAAAAGCTGGATTAAAAAAAATAAGAATCCATGATTTAAGACATAGTCATGCTTCTTATCTATTTAATAATGGAGTAGATATTCTAACTATTGCTAAAAGATTAGGACATGAGAATATAGAAACAACTTTAGGAATATATGCTCATACATATACTTCAGCTGATGAGAAATTATTAAAGATATTGAATAAAAAATAA
- a CDS encoding helix-turn-helix domain-containing protein, whose protein sequence is MDKIIYYFNQLNIKLSFKEKMEKLGIKKDNSSSSSIIKMSFYQIENHDYLLGIKRSGRPQYILFNKSMEVLVNKSSQTSFIQELEKFFPKTEDNKNIIIGQVLRKLRQKLKIPQIELSKRINKKSTTLRKYENGQLNIYPENLKNILKNLNVTLDEYKKFFCTYLKKENLGYNFNDFIVNKEIFFSKESTTNNNKLLGIHQVITKYKINMTLAYRYMKIANEELRENGKNIIPGKVDEKKFEEIYWRFNNER, encoded by the coding sequence ATGGATAAAATAATATACTATTTTAACCAATTAAATATAAAACTATCATTTAAAGAAAAAATGGAGAAACTTGGAATAAAAAAGGACAATTCATCAAGTAGTTCTATAATAAAGATGAGTTTTTATCAAATAGAAAACCATGATTATCTCCTTGGAATAAAAAGAAGTGGTAGACCACAATATATCTTATTTAATAAAAGTATGGAAGTCTTAGTTAATAAATCTAGTCAAACTTCTTTCATCCAAGAGTTAGAAAAGTTCTTTCCCAAGACTGAAGATAACAAAAATATTATAATTGGGCAAGTATTAAGAAAATTAAGACAAAAATTAAAAATACCACAAATAGAATTAAGTAAAAGAATCAATAAAAAATCTACAACTTTAAGAAAATATGAAAATGGACAGCTTAATATTTATCCAGAAAATTTAAAAAATATTTTAAAAAATTTAAATGTAACTCTTGATGAATATAAGAAATTCTTTTGTACATATCTAAAAAAAGAAAATTTGGGGTATAACTTTAATGATTTTATAGTAAATAAAGAAATTTTTTTCTCTAAAGAAAGTACTACTAACAATAATAAATTACTTGGGATTCATCAAGTAATAACTAAATATAAAATCAATATGACTTTAGCATACAGATATATGAAAATAGCTAATGAAGAATTAAGAGAAAATGGAAAAAATATTATTCCTGGAAAAGTAGATGAGAAAAAATTTGAAGAAATATATTGGAGGTTTAACAATGAAAGATAA